From the Lathyrus oleraceus cultivar Zhongwan6 chromosome 4, CAAS_Psat_ZW6_1.0, whole genome shotgun sequence genome, one window contains:
- the LOC127138336 gene encoding O-fucosyltransferase 15 produces MDGVPDRGRSTSPSSRTPNHTPRLGPSRLSSSRVRSSQSSASSSSSSSCLWLWCRRKRTKVLLALIALFALFFFVNYIMLLRLQHQQDRPHRNPKPTLRSSLSISLQGKLKKNSTSKKTQKGNYARMLALAAHALAENKREPKDLWQEPLVPASSWTPCSDQRNWEPNEGSNGYILVTANGGINQQRVAVCNAVVVARLLNSTLVVPKFMYSSVWRDTSQFRDIYQEEHFINYLAPDIRIVRDLPKKLQSLDLEAISSVITDVDMGKEARPSFYLKHVLPIILKNQVVHFIGFGNRLAFDPIPFELQRLRCRCNFHALQFVPRIQETGALLLKRLRGHAGLIGPLDRHFVGPFGELNMTSEKNSKKASKYLALHLRFEIDMVAHSLCEFGGGEEERKELEAYREIHFPALALMIKTTKLPSPSELRSEGLCPLTPEESILMLAALGFNRKTNLFVAGSNLYGGGSRLAALTSLYPKLVTKENLLSSAELEPFANYSSQLAALDFIGCAASDAFAMTDSGSQLSSLVSGYRIYYGGGRMPTIRPNKRRLASIFMKNSSIEWRIFEQRMRKAVRQTKHVQTRPKARSVYRYPRCKECMCRTI; encoded by the exons ATGGACGGTGTCCCAGATCGGGGCCGGTCCACCTCACCATCTTCGCGAACTCCGAACCATACTCCGAGGCTCGGTCCGAGCCGCCTCTCCAGCTCCCGCGTCAGATCATCCCAATCATCagcatcttcatcttcttcttcatcgtGCTTATGGCTATGGTGTCGAAGAAAACGAACGAAAGTGCTTTTGGCACTTATTGCGCTATTTGCTTTGTTTTTCTTTGTGAATTATATCATGCTTCTACGTCTTCAACATCAGCAAGATCGACCCCATCGTAATCCTAAACCAACACTTCGTTCCTCTCTTTCAATTTCCCTTCAG GGAAAATTGAAGAAGAATAGTACTAGTAAAAAAACTCAAAAGGGAAATTATGCAAGGATGTTGGCATTGGCCGCCCATGCCTTGGCAGAG AATAAACGTGAGCCGAAAGATTTGTGGCAGGAACCCTTGGTCCCTGCTTCTTCTTGGACACCGTGTTCTGATCAGCGAAATTGGGAACCTAATG AGGGAAGTAATGGTTACATTCTGGTTACTGCAAATGGTGGGATCAATCAACAGCGGGTAGCT GTTTGTAATGCTGTCGTTGTGGCCCGGTTACTCAATTCAACTTTGGTTGTCCCAAAATTTATGTACAGTAGTGTATGGAGAGATACGAG TCAATTTAGAGACATCTATCAGGAGGAGCATTTTATTAACTACTTGGCTCCTGATATTCGGATAGTGAGGGACCTTCCTAAAAAACTACAGTCTTTGGACTTGGAAGCAATCAGCAGTGTT ATTACAGATGTTGACATGGGGAAGGAGGCCAGGCCAAGCTTTTACTTGAAACACGTCCTACCTATTATACTTAAAAATCAAGTTGTTCACTTTATTGGATTTGGGAATCGCTTGGCATTTGATCCGATACCATTTGAGCTGCAG AGACTTCGTTGCAGATGTAATTTTCACGCCCTGCAATTTGTTCCCAGAATACAAGAAACCGGTGCTTTGCTTCTTAAGAGGTTGCGCGGACATGCAGGCCTTATTGGACCATTGGATCGGCATTTTGTTGGTCCATTTGGAGAATTAAATATGACAAGTGAAAAAAATTCCAAGAAAGCTTCCAAATATCTAGCTTTACATCTCAGATTTGAAATTGACATGGTAGCTCATTCTTTATGTGAATTCGGGGGAGGTGAAGAAGAGAGGAAAGAATTGGAAGCATATCGTGAAATCCATTTTCCTGCTCTGGCTCTTATGATAAAGACTACAAA ATTACCTTCTCCTTCAGAGCTCAGGTCTGAAGGGCTTTGTCCACTGACACCTGAAGAATCCATTCTTATGCTTGCTGCTCTTGGTTTTAACCGCAAGACAAACTTATTTGTAGCTGGTTCTAATTTGTATGGAGGTGGTTCACGGTTGGCTGCTTTGACCAGCCTGTACCCTAAATTAGTCACCAAAGAGAACTTGCTATCTTCTGCAGAACTCGAACCATTTGCTAATTATTCATCCCAG TTAGCAGCATTGGACTTCATAGGCTGTGCTGCCTCGGATGCATTTGCCATGACTGATTCAGGAAGTCAGCTATCATCTTTGGTGTCTGGGTATAGAATATATTACGGTGGAGGAAGAATGCCAACAATACGTCCAAATAAACGCAGGCTAGCTAGTATATTCATGAAGAACTCTTCAATAGAATGGCGTATTTTTGAACAGAGAATGAGGAAAGCAGTGAGACAAACTAAACATGTACAGACAAGGCCAAAGGCAAGAAGTGTTTACAGATATCCTAGGTGTAAAGAATGTATGTGCAGGACAATTTGA